GGAATCGAGGTAGGAGGAAGTGAGGATGGTGTCGGTGGAGCTGGTAACAAAAATTCCTTCACCGGCGGAGATGTCGGCTTCTTTCAGTTTGACGTCGCCTGCGTCGATGACGAGTCGCCCGGAGAGGGTGATGTCACCGGAGATGTCGAGTGAGTCTTTCGGATCGGATTGGGTGATGATCAGATCATTCAGGGAATTGATTCCTTCGATCGAGTCATTGCCGATGCGGAGGGTTCCATCGTAGAAACTGAGGTTGGCAGAACCGTCTAAATTAAGGGAAAGTGTATTGGTAGTGGGGTCGTAGGAGGCAAAATCAGGGAGAGAGGAAGAGGCAAAGGAAGAGCCTGTGCTTTGGGCACTTCCATCAGTTAATGTAGGAAAAAGCAGACTTTCCGAGGAAAGTCCGTCAAAAGCGGTATTTTCAGCGGGAGGAGCGTTGGCTACGTTCAGGGTTTCTACCATCTGATCGGTGATGGAGTCCTCATCCTCTGCGTCGAGCGCATCAGGACTTTCGGGGTCTTCAATCACCGGAGTAAAGTCATTGGAGAAGGTCGGTTCCAGTGGATCGGAATCTTCGGTCTGGGCCGGATCAGAGTTACCGGCGTCGGAATCCTGATCGGGCTGATTCACTGGGAGCGGAGCGGAGATGGGAGTGGCGTTATCGGTGTTCAGATCTTCGCCGTCCAGTCCATCGAAGATATCTTCGACCTGGTTGAAAGCATCGTATTCGAGTTCCACTTCCAATTGCTGTGCTACAGCGTCCTGGGCATCTTCCTGAAAGATGGATTCAAGAGTGGAGTCAGCAATGGAGGGGTCGGAATCCTGTGGAGACAGTACAGAGGTATCAAACCCATCCGCTGATAACAGAAGTCTAGGCTCGAGCGCTTCGAGTTCGAGTCGCTTCTCTGTTCCGTTAATTTCCACTATACTTAGCTAGTTACTTACTCTTACGCATCAAGTTTGATGTGCCCTGAGTTTGGCGGACACGAAATTCTCTTATTTCGTTAGGTTTATAGTTTAGTTGTTTTTCGAGCATGTTGTGTCAATGAAAAAATAACTAACTAATAGGAATTTTTTTTCGAGCATGTTGTGGCGCGCTTCGCGCTTCGCGCTTCGCGCGCCGCATACAGTACTATACATACCCGAATTTCCATAGGAAGTCCCCCTATAGGGAAGTTACTCTATAGGGAAGCCCCCCTATAGGGAAGTTACTCTATAGGGAAGTCCCCCTATAGAGTAACCGTTCACAGTTAGATAAGGTATGAGGTGAAGATTCCTTGAATCAGGATGGGTTGGCGGCTGTTCCGAATCAAGCTAAACAAGGATGATTTTTGCATGATAAATAGCGAAATGGGTTGATGTGCCCTGAGTTTGGCGGACACGAAATTCTCTTATTTCGTTAGGTTATAGTTTAGTTGTTATTCGTGCAAGCCTGCAGGCTTGCCGGTGGTTCACCCCCCATGGGGGGTGAAAATTTCCCCTCAAATTCCACGGGGTTTTCATACCCCAATGATGCATGTTTTCGAAATCGGTTATAGAAGATTTCTATGTACTCGAAGGCGTTGGCTCGGGCTTGATCTTCCCCCATGAAGGTTACCCCTCGCACCGACGAACTTTTGTAACGACCGTAAAATGACTCCATCGCGGCATTGTCGTAGCAATTTCCTTTCCGGCTCATGCTTTGCTTGATTCTCAGCGATCCAAGCAAGCGGCCATACTCGTGCCCTGCATACGTGCTGCCTCGATCACTATGATGGATCAGATCCGGATCGATTTTGCCACCTCGGGTTAAGACGGCCCCTCGCAACGCCTGGCAGACTAAAGCCGAATCATTATGATCTGAAATGCTCCATCCGATTATCCGCCTACTGAATAGGTCCATCACCGTTGCCAGGTAGCACCAACCGGCCTCTACCTTCAAGTAGGTCGTATCCGAAACCCATACCTGGTCGCATCGTTCCGGCCTATCCTCGTCTTCGAGAAGAT
Above is a genomic segment from Candidatus Manganitrophaceae bacterium containing:
- a CDS encoding LEPR-XLL domain-containing protein, whose product is MEINGTEKRLELEALEPRLLLSADGFDTSVLSPQDSDPSIADSTLESIFQEDAQDAVAQQLEVELEYDAFNQVEDIFDGLDGEDLNTDNATPISAPLPVNQPDQDSDAGNSDPAQTEDSDPLEPTFSNDFTPVIEDPESPDALDAEDEDSITDQMVETLNVANAPPAENTAFDGLSSESLLFPTLTDGSAQSTGSSFASSSLPDFASYDPTTNTLSLNLDGSANLSFYDGTLRIGNDSIEGINSLNDLIITQSDPKDSLDISGDITLSGRLVIDAGDVKLKEADISAGEGIFVTSSTDTILTSSYLDSDAGEIQLLGNRVGLTDDTSIDTSGEYGGGTILIGGDYQGSNPDIQNAEYTYVGQDVSINADAILDGDGGTVIVWSEELTRFYGSITAQGGVRYGDGGFAEVSGKATLGFLGDIDLSAPQGSVGTLLLDPTDVTISITSPTDTYPNIADDTGSATVIETGDGPSGGTTAVTIDPSTFPVANIEIHATNTITVAANGGFDISSGGNTLFLDAGTNISILANITAATITLTAGGSINGTGLVTAATIDLNAVSGIGNTTAL
- a CDS encoding IS3 family transposase, with translation MQYQFIRENSCQFKVDEMCECFSLSRSGYYDWKEREPSNRATEDTTHKARIAELHHQARGRYGHRPSYHHLLEEGRDCGRDRTLRLMKEMGIEGIQKTGFKPMGTDSSHEFGYCPNLLEDEDRPERCDQVWVSDTTYLKVEAGWCYLATVMDLFSRRIIGWSISDHNDSALVCQALRGAVLTRGGKIDPDLIHHSDRGSTYAGHEYGRLLGSLRIKQSMSRKGNCYDNAAMESFYGRYKSSSVRGVTFMGEDQARANAFEYIEIFYNRFRKHASLGYENPVEFEGKFSPPMGGEPPASLQACTNNN